The Argentina anserina chromosome 3, drPotAnse1.1, whole genome shotgun sequence genome includes a region encoding these proteins:
- the LOC126786088 gene encoding probable serine/threonine-protein kinase PBL5 has product MSCFCCKNNSTKESKRNGKNNQNAQVINATKSNRQDTSKVNSEGIVKKELGVKKDDVSNVDQLSIDVKELNIKEEVSKDGITNGRRPQAFTLEEMEVATQNFSPDCFIGEGGFGKVYKGHLEKTDQVVAIKQLDRNGCQGIREFVVEVLTLGLADHENLVKLIGFCAEGDQRLLVYEYMPFGSLENHLHDLQAGRNILDWNTRMKIAAGAARGLEYLHEKMQPAIIYRDLKCSNILLGEDYHPKLSDFGLAKVGPSGDKTHVSTRVMGTYGYCAPDYAMTGQLTFKSDVYSFGVVLLELITGRKAIDGTRPLREQNLVGWARPLFKDRKKFSQMVDPLLQGRYPVRGLYQALAIAAMCVQEQPNMRPVITDIVTALNYLASQKYDPQSHPVQTSGRNPSSPKIRKDDKVGRNLGDGTERD; this is encoded by the exons ATGAGTTGCTTTTGTTGTAAAAATAATTCAACCAAAGAATCAAAGAGGAACGGGAAGAACAATCAAAACGCCCAAGTCATCAACGCTACCAAATCAAATCGTCAAG ATACTTCAAAAGTGAATTCAGAGGGGATTGTAAAAAAGGAGTTGGGTGTAAAAAAGGACGATGTGTCTAACGTTGACCAGTTATCGATCGATGTAAAGGAATTGAACATAAAGGAGGAGGTTTCTAAGGATGGAATAACTAATGGCAGGCGACCACAGGCATTTACATTGGAAGAAATGGAAGTAGCCACACAGAACTTCAGTCCAGATTGCTTTATAGGTGAAGGAGGATTCGGCAAAGTTTACAAGGGCCACTTAGAGAAAACTGACCAG GTTGTTGCTATCAAGCAGCTTGATCGCAACGGTTGCCAAGGGATTAGAGAATTTGTTGTTGAAGTTTTGACGCTAGGTTTGGCAGATCATGAGAATCTTGTCAAATTAATTGGATTTTGTGCCGAAGGGGATCAAAGGCTATTGGTCTATGAATATATGCCATTTGGATCTTTGGAAAACCATCTGCATG ATCTTCAAGCTGGGAGGAATATTTTGGATTGGAATACAAGAATGAAGATTGCAGCTGGTGCTGCAAGAGGTTTAGAGTATCTGCATGAGAAAATGCAGCCTGCTATCATATATCGCGACCTGAAATGTTCAAACATTTTGCTTGGTGAGGATTATCATCCAAAGCTATCTGATTTTGGCTTGGCGAAAGTAGGTCCGAGTGGAGATAAGACTCATGTTTCAACTAGGGTTATGGGAACATATGGGTATTGTGCACCAGATTATGCAATGACAGGTCAGCTGACTTTCAAATCAGATGTTTATAGCTTCGGAGTGGTTCTTTTGGAGCTTATTACTGGCAGGAAGGCTATTGATGGCACCAGACCTCTCAGGGAGCAAAACCTTGTAGGATGG GCAAGACCCTTGTTCAAAGACCGGAAGAAATTCTCACAGATGGTGGATCCGTTGCTCCAGGGTCGGTATCCTGTCAGGGGATTATACCAAGCTCTTGCTATTGCTGCTATGTGCGTTCAGGAGCAGCCTAATATGCGACCTGTCATAACTGATATAGTAACAGCACTGAACTACCTTGCTTCCCAGAAATATGATCCCCAAAGCCATCCAGTGCAAACCTCCGGAAGGAATCCATCTTCCCctaagataagaaaagatgATAAGGTGGGTAGGAATCTAGGTGATGGGACAGAGAGAGACTGA
- the LOC126786570 gene encoding ruvB-like protein 1, with product MDKVKIEEVQSTTKKQRVATHTHIKGLGLEATGRAAPWAAGFVGQGEAREAAGLVVDMIRQKKLAGKALLLAGPPGTGKTALALGISQELGSKVPFCPMVGSEVYSSEVKKTEVLMENFRRSIGLRIKENKEVYEGEVTELTPEETESVTGGYGKSISHVIIGLKTVKGTKQLKLDPTIYDALVKEKVAVGDVIYIEANSGAVKRVGRSDAFATEFDLEAEEYVPLPKGEVHKKKEIVQDVSLHDLDAANARPQGGQDILSLMGQMMKPRKTEITDKLRQEINKVVNRYIDEGVAELVPGVLFIDEVHMLDMECFSYLNRALESSLSPIVIFATNRGICNVRGTDMASPHGIPVDLLDRLVIIRTQTYGPEEMIKILATRAQVEELVVDEESLAYLGEIGQSSSLRHAVQLLSPASIVAKMNGRDNICKEDLEEVATLYLDAKSSAKVLEEQKEKYIS from the exons ATGGACAAGGTCAAAATTGAAGAGGTGCAGTCCACTACCAAGAAGCAGCGCGTTGCTACTCACACCCACATCAAAGGCCTTGGTCTTGAG GCCACAGGAAGAGCAGCACCGTGGGCTGCTGGCTTTGTGGGTCAAGGGGAGGCGAGAGAAGCTGCTGGTCTTGTTGTTGATATGATACGGCAGAAGAAGTTGGCTGGTAAGGCTCTTCTTCTGGCTGGACCTCCTGGAACTGGAAAGACAGCACTGGCTCTTGGAATTTCTCAGGAGCTTGGGAGTAAG GTTCCATTCTGCCCAATGGTTGGGTCTGAAGTATATTCATCAGAAGTTAAGAAAACAGAGGTCCTGATGGAGAACTTTAGACGGTCTATTGGTCTACGTATCAAGGAAAATAAAGAGGTCTATGAAGGAGAG GTGACAGAACTAACACCAGAAGAAACGGAGAGTGTTACGGGTGGTTATGGTAAAAGCATTAGCCATGTAATCATTGGATTAAAAACTGTCAAAGGAACCAAACAGTTGAAGTTGGACCCTACTATTTATGATGCACTGGTTAAGGAAAAG GTTGCTGTTGGTGATGTTATATACATAGAAGCAAACAGCGGCGCAGTAAAAAGAGTGGGCAGGAGTGATGCATTTGCTACGGAATTTGATCTTGAGGCAGAAGAATATGTTCCACTTCCCAAAGGAGAAGttcacaaaaagaaagaaattgtGCAG GATGTATCTCTGCACGATCTAGATGCCGCGAATGCACGACCTCAAGGTGGGCAAGATATATTATCCCTAATGGGTCAGATGATGAAGCcaagaaaaacagaaattaCAGACAAGTTGCGACAAGAAATAAACAAG GTTGTTAACCGGTATATTGATGAAGGTGTAGCAGAGCTTGTTCCTGGAGTTCTGTTCATTGATGAG GTACATATGCTGGATATGGAGTGCTTCTCGTACTTGAATCGGGCTTTAGAGAGCTCATTATCTCCCATAGTAATATTTGCCACAAATAGAGGAATTTGCAATGTGAG AGGTACTGATATGGCTAGTCCTCATGGAATACCTGTTGACTTGTTGGATCGGTTGGTGATTATCCGAACACAAACTTATGGTCCTGAAGAGATGATAAAG ATCTTAGCAACCCGTGCACAGGTGGAGGAACTGGTTGTAGATGAGGAGAGTTTGGCTTACCTTGGAGAGATAGGACAGAGTTCGTCTTTAAG GCATGCTGTTCAGCTCTTATCTCCTGCAAGCATTGTGGCAAAAATGAATGGCAGAGATAACATCTGCAAG GAGGATTTAGAAGAAGTAGCTACCCTATATCTTGATGCCAAATCTTCAGCAAAGGTTCTTGAAgagcaaaaagaaaaatacattTCATGA